The proteins below come from a single Eucalyptus grandis isolate ANBG69807.140 chromosome 3, ASM1654582v1, whole genome shotgun sequence genomic window:
- the LOC104438409 gene encoding ubiquitin C-terminal hydrolase 22: MDPSSAKPRCSVPKPCNHLADYKLKYGLAGYDSLQDNFVTGSNGKTIVCTPDRKIPRCFFCDGYRERLYLCLVCSSVSCLDHTLLHSRSDCGNDIAVDVKRSELYCGKCHDQVYDADFDTAVVSKYKKDLIVCRNAFESIGERSSKRRRLSSAIDLDLKKWKELPCIRDQRAKSWYPIGLRGLNNLGNTCFMNSVLQALLHAPPLRNYFLSGRHNRETCQRRSLDGFCLLCDIDIIFSAMFSGDRSPYSPAQFLYSWWQHSANLASYTQQDAHEFFISLLDGIHEKENKLRDTNKDAGDCPCIAHRVFSGLLRSDVTCLTCGFTSTTYDPFMDISLHLDSSPCSSTETTNKGSKLNGSTSISTSTLIGCLDLFTKPEKLGSDQKLHCQNCQEKQDSSKQLSIGRLPLALCLQVKRFEHSFIRKTSRKIDWHLQFPFSLDMSPYLSSSIIRKRLGNRMISFDGDESDVSAEYEIFAVVTHSGMLESGHYVTYLRLRNQWYKCDDAWITEVDEATVRASQCYMTFYVQKMLYHKANEEIGCAPTSSRRDSLMSVVGYC, translated from the exons ATGGACCCGTCCTCAGCCAAGCCTCGATGCTCCGTCCCCAAACCCTGCAATCACCTAGCTGATTACAAGCTGAAATACGGCCTGGCGGGCTACGATTCCCTCCAGGACAACTTCGTCACTGGCTCGAATGGGAAGACGATCGTTTGTACGCCCGATAGGAAGATACCCAGATGCTTTTTCTGTGATGGGTATCGCGAAAGGCTCTACCTTTGCTTAGTTTGCTCTTCGGTCTCTTGCTTGGATCACACCCTCTTGCACTCCCGATCTGATTGTGGAAACGACATAGCTGTCGACGTCAAAAGATCCGAGCTTTACTGTGGGAAATGTCATGATCAGGTCTATGATGCTGATTTTGACACTGCTGTGGTGAGTAAGTATAAGAAGGACCTGATAGTTTGCAGAAATGCTTTTGAGAGTATTGGGGAGAGATCGAGTAAGAGGAGGAGATTGAGTTCTGCGATAGATTTGGATTTGAAGAAGTGGAAGGAGCTGCCTTGTATAAGAGATCAGAGGGCCAAGTCTTGGTATCCGATTGGGTTGAGAGGATTGAATAATTTGGGGAACACCTGTTTCATGAATTCTGTGTTGCAAGCATTGTTACATGCCCCTCCGTTGAGGAATTACTTCCTTAGCGGTAGGCATAACCGCGAAACTTGCCAGAGGAGATCATTAGATGGATTCTGTTTGCTTTGTGACATTGACATTATCTTCTCGGCCATGTTTTCGGGTGATCGGAGTCCATATAGCCCAGCTCAATTTCTTTACAG CTGGTGGCAGCATTCAGCAAATCTAGCTAGTTACACGCAGCAAGATGCTCATGAGTTTTTCATTTCGCTGTTGGATGGTATCCATGAAAAGGAGAACAAACTAAGGGACACGAACAAAG atGCTGGAGATTGCCCATGTATAGCTCACAGGGTATTTTCTGGACTCTTAAGATCAGATGTCACCTGTCTGACTTGTGGATTCACTTCCACAACCTATGACCCTTTTATGGACATTTCACTTCACTTGGATTCGAGTCCTTGTTCATCAACAGAGACAACTAACAAAGGTTCTAAATTGAATGGAAGCACGAGCATATCTACATCAACCCTCATTGGATGTTTGGATCTTTTCACGAAACCGGAAAAGTTGGGATCGGACCAGAAACTACACTGCCAAAATTGTCAAGAAAAGCAAGATTCTTCGAAGCAACTGTCCATTGGGAGGCTCCCTTTGGCATTGTGTCTTCAGGTAAAAAGGTTTGAGCACTCATTCATAAGGAAAACATCAAGGAAAATAGATTGGCATTTACAGTTCCCATTCTCTTTGGACATGAGCCCCTACTTGTCCTCCTCGATCATCAGAAAGAGGCTTGGGAATAGAATGATTTCTTTTGATGGCGACGAATCTGATGTCTCAGCTGAATATGAGATATTTGCTGTTGTTACACATTCTGGCATGCTGGAATCGGGACACTATGTGACTTATCTGCGCTTAAGAAACCAATGGTATAAATGTGACGATGCTTGGATAACTGAGGTCGATGAGGCGACTGTCCGAGCTTCACAATGTTACATGACCTTCTACGTGCAGAAGATGCTGTACCACAAAGCCAATGAAGAAATTGGTTGTGCACCAACTTCCTCACGGAGGGATTCACTTATGTCAGTAGTAGGTTACTGCTAG
- the LOC104438408 gene encoding probable steroid-binding protein 3 — MEFTPSELIQFNGTDPSKPIYVAIKGRVFDVTAGKSFYGPGGAYAAFSGKDASRALAKMSKNDEDVSASLDGLSDKEMGVLDDWEKKFEAKYPVVGRVVASS; from the coding sequence ATGGAGTTCACCCCGAGCGAGCTGATCCAGTTCAACGGCACCGACCCTTCCAAGCCCATCTACGTGGCCATCAAGGGCCGGGTCTTCGACGTCACCGCCGGCAAGTCCTTCTACGGCCCCGGCGGGGCCTACGCCGCGTTCTCCGGCAAGGACGCCAGCCGGGCCCTCGCCAAGATGAGCAAGAACGACGAGGACGTCTCCGCTTCCCTCGACGGCCTCTCCGACAAGGAGATGGGCGTCCTCGACGACTGGGAGAAGAAGTTCGAGGCCAAGTACCCGGTTGTCGGCCGCGTCGTCGCCTCCTCTTGA